In the Bos javanicus breed banteng chromosome 4, ARS-OSU_banteng_1.0, whole genome shotgun sequence genome, aattcataGAAAACACAGTATTTGacaaagaattcttaaatatGACACTAAAATCATgagcaacagaagaaaaaaaataacttcattaaaattcaaaggatttttaaatatttatttatttacttggccgcacccggtcttagttgtggcacatgggatcttcaatctCCGTTATGGCATGGGGTGGCAcaggggatctttagttgtgtcaTTCGAGctcctagttgcagcatgggggatctagttcccgaccagggatcaaactggggcctcctgcattgagagtgtggagtcttagccactggaccaccagggaagcccaaaatttaaaatttttgtgcttcaaagtgaaagtgaagtcgctcagtcgtgtcgctctttgcgaccccatggactatagcctacccggcttctccgtccacaggattttccaggcaagagtactggagggggttgccatttccttctctaagacaccattaaaaaaaataaaaaacataacatatataatacaatgaaagaaaatacttttaaatcacATATGTGATAAGGACCTTACATCTAGGTTATGTAAAGAATTATTacagctcatttaaaaaaaaaaaaaaagagagagaacctggttttttattttttattttttttataaaagattaAATTTATTGGTCTTTTTGGGGAATTTGATGCATCATTGGTATATTACAACTGAGCCATTAATCTGGTAGCTTCACCAACATTAACTGGTACATTTTCATGACACTGCTGAGGTATCAGTTGTTTCTGCAGAGGTTCAAGGGAAAGGCCTTTTGAGAAGTTTGCCAGTTCCTTCTGTATATCTATAAAAGCTTTATTCACTCTGTTAACTTTTTCATCATTCACAATGTTTATCTTCTTAAGATTAGTGGTAActggttttgctttatttttaaccttaaaGCTTTTTTGGCTGGCTATGTGGAATACATTCCTGGACTTCTGCCCTCTTAGTTTGTTCTTGGCCATTGTCTCTCACCAGGCCTCCGACACCCTTGTATAGCCTCTCAGGTTCCAGGTAACGCCATCTGCCAGAACCTGGTTTTTTAAATgagcatttctctaaagaagatatacaaatagccaataagcatatggaaagattctcaatatcattagtcaaCAGAAAGTTTGCAAAtcgaaaacaaaatgaaataccacttcacacccactgagATGGCAAGAATTAATAGGTCAGATAATAACAAGAGCtgatgaggatgtagagaaatcagAGCACCCACACACTGTTGATGAGAATATAAAATACTTCAGTCACTTTAGAAAACATTCTTGTAGTTTCTCAAATGATTAAACACagagctaccacatgacccagcaattcaacTTTTAGATATACACCCCAGAGCAATAAAATATATGCCAACACAAAAACTTGTGTAGGAATACTTATAGCAGCATTCATCATAGTAGACAAAATGTCAGGGGGAGACCCAAATATCAGTCAGTggacaaatgcaaaaataaaatgtagtatattcatataatgaaatattatttggccataaaaagaagaaGTATTGATAAATAGTAcagctgttgttgttgctaagttgctaagtcatgtctggctctttgcaacctcacagactgaAGcaagccagctcctctgtcctccattatctcccagaatttgctcagattcatgtccattgagtcagtgatgctatctaaccatatcatcctctgctattcccttctcctcctgccctcaatccttcccaacatcagggtcttttccaatgagtcaaatcaggtggccaaactgatTGTTCAGCAACAATCCTTgcgatgaatattcaaggttgatttcctgtaggattgactggtttgatctccttgtggtccaagtgacactcaggagtcttctccaataccacaattcaaaagcatcgattcttcagctcTCCGTCTTctgtatggtccagctctcatatctgtacgtgactactggaaaaaccgtagctttgactatatggacctttgtcagaaagcaatctctgcttttgaatacactgcctaggtttgtcatagtttttcatccaaggagcaagagtctttccatttcatggctgcagttaccatcttgagca is a window encoding:
- the LOC133246780 gene encoding ribosomal biogenesis factor-like; the encoded protein is MAKNKLRGQKSRNVFHIASQKSFKVKNKAKPVTTNLKKINIVNDEKVNRVNKAFIDIQKELANFSKGLSLEPLQKQLIPQQCHENVPVNVGEATRLMAQL